The DNA sequence ATTGATAATCCCGTTCCTTTCCCCATTCTGGTCTCTCAATCTGTAACTTAAGAAATGTAAGTAATTCTCCGGTAGGTACCCACCGGAAAAGTCGGACACCGGAACCGAAGCAGTTCCGACGAGTCTATTTCCGATCGCCGTTCTGCAGTGTACCTCGACGGTCAATGCCGCAGCGTGGTGGACGGCCGGTAAGTCAAGGACGAGTTTCTCATTCCAGTTTGGGTTGCTACCGCCTTTGGTATCGATCTCGGTTGTTTGGAAAACGTTTCTGCTATTGGATCGAACGATGACGAAGGCGTTTTTCTTGATAAATCTATTGTCGATCCTGAGGCTTTCCCCTGATAAGATAGTCATTTCGATAGTTggcgatgatgatgatgatgatgaggaagAGTAAGACTTGGCCATTGTAGACGTACGTAAGTGATGAATTTTGTGAAGCTCTGAGGTATATGTATTTAtgttagaaaattaataattttataggtTTGTTTGGGAGGAAGGTTAATGgaaaaaggagagaaagagaataTGTGGTTCATTTTTATGAACTGCTACGAAAGTTCCTAACAAACGCGGTCTTTTTTAAATATGCTCATTATTAATCTACTCATTAATTATTAAAGACCTAGGCTATGTTTGGTAGGAAGGAGGGTGAGTTGAATGGATGGAGAATATAAAAAAGGGTGAGGAGAGTAATaattcttttatattatttggTAAGAAGGATATAGATTGATTGAAGGATAAATATatgattattaaattataaaattgttatttttccttataattattttttaataggaatattcttttttaataatatttattgaggatatttatgtaatttataataattgaaTAAGGAGAGTTTCAATCCTTCTATTAGAGATTTGAGTAGATTTGCTATCATTTTACCTCTTCTTTCTCTACAGGGATTTGTTATCTCCTCCCACCTCTCTCCCTCCTCTCCTCTTCATCCCTCCACTTCTCCCTCCTACCAACATAGTGTTAAAGGTGGTGTTTGGTTCACCATAACTCTAATGGATAAATATGCTCATTATTAATCCATATGTAACATGGTTACGTATTAAATGATgtattctttattataatcacactttattataataaaaaaaatagggaAATTTTATAGTGTATTCCCTTAAAAAGATACATCGATACATCTCTATTTGTTTTAGtatctgaaataattttttaatcaaattttttctcatggtcatataaattatacttattttagacatcctgcaaaattttaagaaattcaaaaaaattgaaCACGTCGAAAATTGCGTTCAACCAGTACACTCatcactattttattttatacacgtgtaaaatagattgtttgaacattgtttcttatattgtaaattattctaaatttcttaaaattttgttagatatcttaaataactataatgtacatgaatatgaaaaaaaaattagattaaattttttttctgaatgccGAAACAAGTAAAGAGTGCATTAATACATCTTTTTTAAAGGAGTACATTGTAGAATcatccaacaaaaaaaaataatattttataaaaaaaatagttatataaGTCCAAAGCCTATATTACTctgtttttttaatatttaataattataaaataaaattaataaagttattttaattaatacatattttatttcattatattctcatataaaataaatataataattttaattataatatttattttaattaatttttattccattACATTACCGTTGTTCTTATCATCCTGATAATCATGATGCGGTATTCAAATGACGTATCTAAATTAAAGAAACAAAATGTATAGTAGTTACAACGGCACTTACACTGTGAGTAGGGTAGGGACGGTTGAACTAATGTAGTCAACTCAAGACCCATGTGATTTACAGgacttttttattatattttatttattcatttatttttggtGAGAAAAAACACCTGAAACAACAAACAAGTTTAACAAACGTTCATTCTACTCCCCTGCCAAAGTCAATAAATAAGACTATTTCCATGTAATTTACTCTTCAACTACAGCTTGTTACATTACCTTTAATAATGTAACGTTCGTTAGTTTTGTTCATTATATATAGTTTTGTTCTCATATTAATTCCTTGTTTTGGTTGGTTTCTCTGTATGCAAAATTTCAACAATATATGGAACTAAATATCTCttctatacaaaatacataattttttattaataataataacaatgttATAATTTTGGTTATAGATGTATTTAAATCTTCTCctccaatataaaaaaaaaaaatactattattatcattaattttttaatataaatttaatcacattaaagtagtatttatttaaatattaaaattttattatggaTTTAGTTTGGATTAGCATaatggagagagagagtttgattTATTAATAAGAAATTTGCACCAATtctaaataaaaacttaaatgtaTAGTTAATAtaagtggcgtttggtaacacttttttaatcagttttctgtttttaaaagtaaaactgattttacttttcaattttataattagaaatcaaaattttaaaaacaaaaaaaatcactttcaatatttttttaaacagtttttttttttcttaatcaatcttttggattacgaccagacccggacccaaatcccctccccacggccctggcgctgaacccggcttttgacttgaacccAAATCCAACCACTGACCTAGATCCGActgaaataaaatcaaaaaataaaaataaaaataaactttacagaacacacttttgttttctgtttttaaaattaaaaaataaaagtaattatagaatgcatttttgttttttaaaaataaattttttaaaaacaaaaattttacttttattttttaattaaaaaattaaaaaacaaaagtgttaccaaacggcaccataatttaattcatttctcaaatctcaattaataatagtttaaTATATAGTCCTGTTCAATACATGGAATATGGATTTATACCGGAAGACATCTGCGGATGGAATCAAAGTTTATAAGATAAGAATGAGGAACATTTTGTTGATCTCGTTTATCAAAAagagataatatatatataaataattaagaattTATCCCCGGCCATGATACGCCCTTTCACGAAGATTACGTgctaatatatatatgacaaATGTTACGTGCAAGAAACTTATatgtttaagtttttttttttttaggtgtTTTGATTTTTGAAGGTTAGAacaaaaatactatataaaatttaattaaataaataatattattttatataataaaagaatatttattataaagttctatacaaaaaaaatataatagtacatttttgaaaaaaataaataaataattacaaatgCTCAAAgtttttagaataatttattaaaaaaacgtTTAGAATAATTAAAgaggcttttttatttttacactttaaaccattttttttctttttttttttttttttgcttttttacggaattctacatagaaaaaactcctattgcaactagcgctgcaacctaaattgtaacaaaaaattgtacagaaacccctattgcaactagcgctgcaaccactttaaaaaCCCAAAccaccgtaaatttgaaaaaaaaaaaagttaaaaaaatagtatatggggtaattcccctaaattaaatagtaaatgtattaaaataataataataatattttgaaaattaaccGAAGAAATTTGTagatttttaaaaatgaaaagaaaatacacatatatttaaaaaagaatGAATATTTGCAGCGAAATCCTATTAACATTTGTAATTATTACACATATGAccttaataaaaaaagtaaagacAAAAGTATATGTTAAGACTTTATTGCAGTCGCACCTTTTTTGATTGTTAAGTATCAATTCAAAAATATGTGTcggcatatttttttttggacgAAGTGATTAGAATCAttcatgaatttacgacgcaGACATTCGCAACCGGTGCTGAAACTTTCTCAAAttaggatagctcatcgtctaaccgcagagcatgcaTGTTTTGCCAAACTATGGGTCGCTAAATTCTCAAAACGAGCCACATCGGATAAAACTGCTCccgaaaatttagacaataaagttaTAATATCTTCTAACAATATTCTTAGCTCATTGAAATACATCTTCTTACTGTTGATAGCGGTCACTTAAGCTAACAAATTTGAATAAACTGTATGTCTAAAAAAGAATATACGTATAACAAAATTACGTGATAATATATCGTCACatgtttttaagttgatatttaatatctaataaaatacaataaaattacGTGatgaagtatatatattatattattatatagtctACTGggatttattaatttatgatacaatgatttaaaaattatatgccTTCATAAGCCAAGTTGGGTTAACAATATAGAAAGTAGAAACAACTCATCTTTTTctgattataaattaattaatacagTAACGAATCCATTATAATTCCAACTGGctaggaaaaattcaaaataagaaaatacaacaaaacgAATATTTGAACtcggaaaaagaaaaataggatAAGGACACAGTAaacttttataattaattagctagTCCAAAACGAAGCTTCTTTGAAATAAGAGAAATACTAATAGCATATCCAATGGGAAGTACTATTTAATAGGTGTTAAAATACACACATCATCATTTTTTCATTTCTCTCAACTCGggtaacatatatttttttacaaaaagttGTTCCAATGGTAGACAACCCAGCATTTCCAATGGTAGTTGTATAAGAGCATCTTCAATGAGGATTGTTCATTAAATTAGTTGTCTTGTCACATACGACATGTGGTccaattttagattaattttatataaagtgTTGCTAAATATAAACAATGACCACGTAACAGTTTTTTTTGTTCAAAAATGGTTACgttttaagtaaaattatttatttaatgtaatATGAGACCATGGGATAATTTTTAGAGTTATcaattattagaatattttttgtaagaaaatatGCTAAATCTTATATGGttgaaagataaaataaaaacaataataatattttagaatgTTGTGTGTAATTTTAACAACTATAAATAGTTAGTGTCTTATTGGAGATACTCTAACAATTACCAAAAGTATAtacatttcttttattttttataaaaagttattttttcactaaacaaaataataaaataaaataaaaaattatttgtcaACACGTACATCGATTTTACTTTGAGTTAATTGCGGTAAAACTTCTAATACTTTCACTTTGTTAGCAATTAACCCTCAAAACTTAAATTTTAGTGGCGAAATTTCCAAAACTCGTATTCTGTTAGCAATTTTCCTTTTCCATCTATTTTTGAGTGTTAAGTGTCATGTTAAATTGTACACATGGACAAAAATATACACATGACACAATTTTATTggaaatttttacaccaaaaatacaaattacacACTTTATTACATATAAACCTACACACGGTTAAAGCAACTTTTTTACCTTTTCTCtatattttattacacatataccacatacacatcacaTCTATGCACCAGTCACGTCAACTCCCCTATCAACCATCATGCATCCCTCAATcacttccctctctctttttcttttgttttcctttgatttttttatttcatttcagtttttttttttttttgaaataacaaataacctccattgttgaaccTTAACTCCCCACGATTCCTCAACCattttccctctcatttttgttcttcaaaattttttcaactcccactaAACCATCCCATaacctttttctctctttctttttgtttcccAATCTTTATATAAAATGGATGTGACTCGTTCTTCTTCATCTCTTTCCCctgttcaaaaaaataattcaaaatggGTTTGAAATCACTAGCTAATAAAGCTAAGGGAAAACGTCCTTTTATTGAGGAGGAAGACtctgattttgctcctccattAACGAAGCGTGGGAGAGCTCCtcctaagaagaaaacaaaggtCGGTGTGCAAGAAAAAATGGCTGAAGATGTTTATGGGAAAAACAATAATGTTGGTGCTGCTGTTCGAActgaggtttgttttcggtttcattttcgtttccccccattttaaacattttcttgtatttccatttcatcgttttggttttttctggtttgtgatattttaggtttttcattttaaaatttcgtttggttttctttggatttttaggactttaattttgtttaatcaattttattttgttcttgggtttggcattttagtttgtttcttattactttcgtttcatttttgttgtgttttatgttctgtttgtgtttctagttttttttagatattttgaaacatttgtttttgttttagtgtCTCTAATCAgtgggttttagttttttttttctagttttttaatagtttaatatgtttatgtatgATGTATTTTGGGAATATTATTAGGTATAGTTGTTTGCTGTTCTTTTTTAGGTAACAATTCGATTTAGATGTTTGTAGTTTATATTCGTAGAGTTGTTTCTGCTTGTcattgtttttagtttttttatagttttattatagtttgtatagttgtttatttacaatttatatttattgttgCAAAATAGTGTTTTTTTAGTTGCATTCCAGGACCTCTTTCAACTTCCGTTGTAATTCTTCATAGTTACAATTGACTAAAATGTAATGTCCACTagcttcataattttcataattcattcgatcatcaAATTGTCCATTGCagaagactaggaatggaatgtttttttttcctgtgattTTGAAATTGTTATTAGTGCAAGGCAACGATATTGAAACTGGTTTGATTCTGTTATGAAATAGAGTAGaaacttacttctattttcttCCCTTTGTTCAAGTCTTATATTTCCTGTTCTGATTCCTGcttttgtcatttttatttattttattgttgttaataaactataataaaactaaaatgaaactattaagaaacgtttaaatttatttcagaaactaactatttctcaaagtgttttctccttttcttatttccaaaataaattcttgcaaacaattgaattaaactaatataaaataatgatgcaactgtaaatcaacttgaaaaaccacaacacttaattcaatttaatatagttGTGGTCATTGTGCTTTTTCATCGGTTTTATTTGAATCAGATCAATTGAAtcaatagttgtatttttctcgttttggtttcattttggttgttttgcagttttgaaacgagcgcgtattttcatcttcatggttcgctctgtacagctgaaggcttagtgcatgtgatatttttgtaaatatttgtatgtggactgtagaaatgtttaatgggccggcccaaagtatttttgtaatttttttttccttttttgtatttttctgtttttttcccattttattgacccacataaataaataaagaaaattaaaatagaaaaatataatatctGTTGAAAgttaaaatttcaattaataaataaaagaattaaattaaaaacttaGAAAGAAAACCCCTAATTTGGGGAATCTTAAAAATTAGAAATcccatttcttcttcttcactcaGCCGCACTAGCACTCTCTCCCTCTATTCATCACACTCAAGCATGATTGGTCATGGTGGTTCTCCAGCCACCCTAGGCCAGACCGACCCCAAAATCAAACCCCCAACTTGATTCCTTTATCCTTCTCTCTCTAATCCTgattcctctctctctcccccCACCCCCAACAAGAGCTATGTTAGAACTCATATAGCAAGACAGATGACGACCCTCTCTTTGTCCCattccttctctttttatcGCCTGAACACAAATGTTCGTCAAGGAGGATTTGGGTTTTGCACGAACACCGGCGATGGATTGTTTTACGCCTGGATGAGATTTGGGATCTCGCTTCTTGCCCCTTCGATTGGTAAGCTTCTCCATATTGTctcatctttctctctctctttcacttaatttttgacagatataattgttttatttgaGATTTTGTTTCTTGTGGATTTGATTTAGGTTTTTGGTTACTGGAATTTGAATTTGAGATCTTGGTAATATTTTGGAGAATGCTTGATGAGGTGGAAAGCTTATGTGCCAAAATATAGAGATGTTATACCATTGGAGATAAAAGAATGTTATTCTTGAAATTTGCATTGATGCCACACAATGCCATTGATGCtgtgttttttttatacaataaaaacttaaaagtgcaatatatatatataatagtttaataaagaaaaaaaattatatataataatgtgtgatatcaTAATTATAGCATTTTAAAAAGGTATTATACCATTGGAGTGTTTTTAGGTGAAGGTGTCAAAAATGATatggaagaaaaataaaataaaatattatattttggaTGATGTGGAGATATAGAGCATCTTCAAAGAATGCtaccattggagatgctctatCGATAAATGTTGCAATGTAATAATGTTGAGTACCTTAACgtgttaaaatatataatttattgaaATAGAGGAATGTCATGAAGTATTGTGGTGTCTAGTACTCTTATGATGTATCCTTatataattagttagtaattttttataatcattattaaaataaaataaatggaatcgaatattaaattatataagtatATCTTAATATATATTGATAGGTGACATTAACCATAATACCCTTTACATTTCTCATTGAAATAATATATACACACTTGCACAAGTTGCACTCCACTCTTTAATAGTACTAACGTATAATATTAATAGTGATATAAACAGTATTGATTTTCCAACATATCCACTCTCTTTCATTATCTTATTGTGACAACTTTTATTTCTATATGAGAAAATATATATCCTTCAAAACTAAATCATTCCATTATTATGATCAAGTAGTGGACCAAAAACAGGAAAACCAGTCACGATCCCACTCGAGTACTTTTTACTCGTAGGAACTCCAACCACCGAAGCCGTCGACGAAGAAGACGAAGCCACGCACGATCGATACTCGGGTACCTCCGCCGCCGCAAATTTCGTTTTCACAGACAAATTGATAATCCCATTCCTTTCACTTTCCTCATCCCTCAGTCTGTAACTCAGAAAATGCAAGTAATTATCAGGTAAATATCCACCGGAAAAGTCTGATATCGGAACTGTAGCCGTTCCGACGAGTCTGATCCCGGTCATGATTTTGCAGTATACTTCGACGGTCAGTGCAGCTGCTTGAACCGGCAATTCAAGGACGAGCTTCTGGTTCCATTTTGGGTTACTCCCGCCATTGGTGTCGATCTCCGTAGAACAGAAATCATTTCCGCCAATGGATCGGACGACGACGAAGGTGTTCTTCTTGATTGGTCTCCGATCGATCTGAAGGCTTTCACCTGATAAGACAGTAATTTCTACAGCTCGCGATGAGAAGTTAAAGTTGGACATTGGCAGATCGATGGGGAGGAGGAAAATCGAGTGAGGTTATTATAAGAGAaaattactgaaatattttAAGTGAGTTATTATTTGGTTAGTTTGTATTTATAATGTTATCTGTACACGCGCCGTTGATGTTGATGGaaagaagtttttttttcttctttttttgagTAGAATAGAAGAAAGTTTTTGAGTTGTCGGGAAACTTCGTACGATAATATTATTCTATTACTTTCTATTGGCTTATTTGATTGCTGCATTATTTTCTTGATGAGTCATTCAAATAATTAGAGAATTcttctaaattaattaaaaacttatttttttccaaagaaaaacaataattaatattattgataaaataataatctCATACACACTAAAGGATTATACATcccaaagaagaaaaaaaaatctaactatgcactttttaaaaaaataatgaaataatttaaaatatttattatgtacttttatcatttaaaaaaattatatattattattgtttattttataatttatttttacaatattattAGAACATCTCCAGTTTCGTAGTACATCTTTTAGCTAACATACAAATAGGGGTGAAAATCGATCGGTTATGATAGGTTTTTACAATTTATAACCGACCGGTGGGTTACGATTTATATTTTGCGAAAACCGTAATCGAtcgtttagaaattataaccgtaTAAAACTGACCCTACGGTTTTTAGCGGTTTTCGGTTTGGCGGTTTATTGCGGTTTTTGGCAGTGTTTTTAGtttaaccattttctatttcaaaaaccgaaaccgaaacCGACTGCCGAATTCGGTGATGACGTGGAACAGGCTCAGTTTTAGGTATAGGCGAACTAGGTTTGTACTTAATAAGGGTGCACATCGCGTAAGTTTTAACGGATTTTGAGTTTTTGAGTTTAGGTTTTTCGAGTTCGAATTTTGGAATCTTGGAACCGAACTTGCACATATGAAAATAGGGTTTTCAAGTTTTGGGTTCAGATAGGTTGGGTCGGGTTTCGGGTTAgactatggtttttttttttaatatcactttttgaacaaaaaaaactataaaataatataattatacaatataattattatatatacagaCATATTACATAAATTAACACATTAACAATTTAACACACACTCACATattaacaattaaataaaacatatatttagatataatatatatacataaaaaatactaaccgggtttcgggttttgtgttttcaaaatattaaatctGAACATGGCCTAGTACATAACTGGGTTACACCCGAATCGAGTGTACTAATATTGAAATTcgattttttggattttttgcgTTTTAGGCCAGGTGGGTGAGTTTTGGGTTTAATGTGCACCCCTAATTAAAGCCTAGGACCCACCTAGCTTAGagacccaaaaaaaaattctcttttaaagttatatattcttttattaattttaaaacatattatgtatttttttaaataaaggctcaaaattttatttttttttcatgacacatTATATTTTAGAGTCGGATCCTGGAGAGGAACTATAATAGAAAATACAATTAGAgcta is a window from the Cannabis sativa cultivar Pink pepper isolate KNU-18-1 chromosome 1, ASM2916894v1, whole genome shotgun sequence genome containing:
- the LOC115705018 gene encoding BON1-associated protein 2 — its product is MAKSYSSSSSSSSSPTIEMTILSGESLRIDNRFIKKNAFVIVRSNSRNVFQTTEIDTKGGSNPNWNEKLVLDLPAVHHAAALTVEVHCRTAIGNRLVGTASVPVSDFSGGYLPENYLHFLSYRLRDQNGERNGIINLSVKTKSEYRSCAASSSASMGSSSVVGVPAGKNNMSGVVTGFPVWSASY
- the LOC115706662 gene encoding BON1-associated protein 2; translated protein: MSNFNFSSRAVEITVLSGESLQIDRRPIKKNTFVVVRSIGGNDFCSTEIDTNGGSNPKWNQKLVLELPVQAAALTVEVYCKIMTGIRLVGTATVPISDFSGGYLPDNYLHFLSYRLRDEESERNGIINLSVKTKFAAAEVPEYRSCVASSSSSTASVVGVPTSKKYSSGIVTGFPVFGPLLDHNNGMI